The following coding sequences are from one Epinephelus fuscoguttatus linkage group LG7, E.fuscoguttatus.final_Chr_v1 window:
- the LOC125892277 gene encoding ER membrane protein complex subunit 3-like, which translates to MASPELLLDSSIRMWVVLPIVFITFFVGVIRHYVTQLLHSDKKIDLEQVSDSQVLLRSRILRENGRYIPRQSFAMRKHYFNNTETGFFKKVKRKVVPKNPMTDSSMLTDMMKGNLTNVLPMIVIGGWINWAFSGFVITKVPFPLTLRFKPMLQRGIDLLSLDASWVSSASWYFLNVFGLRSMYSLILGQDNAADQSRIMQDQMTGAAMAMPPDPNKAFKSEWEALEIVEHKWALENVEEELMSRDLNFGNFFSQDIKSTMF; encoded by the exons ATGGCCAGTCCAGAGCTCCTGCTGGACTCCAGCATTCGGATGTGGGTGGTCCTACCCATCGTCTTCATCACCTTCTTTGTCGGGGTCATCCGCCACTACGTCACCCAGCTGCTCCACAGCGACAAGAAGATCGACCTGGAGCAGGTTTCTGACAG CCAGGTGCTCCTGCGCAGCCGCATCCTCAGAGAGAATGGAAGGTACATTCCCAGACAG tCTTTCGCCATGAGGAAGCATTatttcaacaacacagagacCGGCTTCTTCAAGAAGGTCAAGAGGAAGGTCGTCCCTAAGAACCCCATGAcag acagCAGCATGTTGACAGACATGATGAAGGGAAACCTGACCAACGTCCTGCCCATGATTGTGATCGGTGGATGGATCAACTGGGCCTTCTCTGGATTCGTCATAA CCAAGGTGCCGTTCCCTCTGACTCTGAGGTTCAAACCCATGTTGCAGAGAGGAATCGACCTGCTGTCTCTGGACGCCTCCTG GGTGAGTTCAGCGTCCTGGTACTTCCTGAATGTGTTTGGACTGAGGAGCATGTACAGCCTCATACTGGGACAGGACAACG CTGCTGACCAGTCACGGATCATGCAGGACCAGATGACGGGCGCTGCCATGGCGATGCCCCCTGACCCCAACAAGGCTTTTAAG agCGAGTGGGAGGCGCTGGAGATCGTGGAACACAAGTGGGCGCTGGAGAACGTGGAGGAGGAGCTGATGTCCAGAGACCTGAACTTTGGAAACTTCTTCAGCCAGGACATCAAGTCCACCATGTTCTAG